One genomic window of Desulfonatronovibrio magnus includes the following:
- a CDS encoding type II toxin-antitoxin system RelE/ParE family toxin, with product MIKSFKHKGLEVFYYYGSTRGISPEHADKISRILDRLNAANDIIDMNFPGSYLHKLSGKLKGQYSVRVSGNWRIFFKFIDSDAYVVDYDDYH from the coding sequence ATGATTAAATCCTTTAAGCATAAGGGACTTGAAGTATTTTATTATTATGGATCAACAAGAGGCATTAGTCCCGAGCATGCAGACAAAATATCCAGAATCCTGGATCGACTGAACGCTGCAAATGACATAATTGATATGAACTTCCCAGGGTCCTACCTGCATAAGCTATCAGGAAAACTTAAGGGACAATATTCCGTCCGGGTCTCGGGAAATTGGAGAATATTTTTTAAATTCATAGATAGCGATGCTTATGTCGTTGACTATGATGATTACCATTAA
- a CDS encoding HigA family addiction module antitoxin yields the protein MMTMKRQPSHPGYILKKDYLEPLNISITSMSETLGVSRKTLSKILNERGSVTPDMALRLSRALSTTPGLWLNLQKSYDLWRAEHLSSDWKDVLPLTSQVLHSV from the coding sequence ATGATGACAATGAAAAGACAGCCATCCCATCCCGGATATATTCTGAAGAAAGATTATTTGGAACCACTAAACATTTCTATAACCAGCATGTCTGAAACACTTGGCGTATCCAGAAAAACCTTGTCAAAGATATTGAATGAACGAGGCTCAGTGACTCCTGACATGGCCCTCAGGCTCTCACGAGCCCTAAGCACGACACCAGGCTTGTGGCTCAACCTCCAGAAGAGCTACGATCTTTGGCGTGCAGAACATCTTTCCAGCGACTGGAAAGATGTACTTCCCTTGACATCACAAGTCCTGCATTCTGTCTGA